The following proteins come from a genomic window of Pseudomonas putida:
- a CDS encoding ornithine carbamoyltransferase — protein MAFNIHNRNLLSLEHHSTRELKYLLDLSRDLKRAKYTGTEQQHLKGNNIALIFEKTSTRTRCAFEVAAYDQGANVTYIDPNSSQIGHKESMKDTARVLGRMYDAIEYRGFKQEIVEELAKFAGVPVFNGLTDEYHPTQMIADVLTMREHSDKPLHDISYAYLGDARNNMGNSLLLIGAKLGMDVRIAAPKALWPHDDLVERCKQYAEESGARITLTEDPKAAVKGVDFVHTDVWVSMGEPIEAWGERIKQLKPYQVNTELMKSTGNPRTKFMHCLPAFHNSETKVGKQIAEQYPDLANGIEVTDDVFESPACIAFEQAENRMHTIKAILVSTLADL, from the coding sequence ATGGCGTTCAACATCCATAACCGCAACCTGCTCAGCCTCGAACACCACAGCACCCGCGAGCTGAAGTACCTGCTGGACCTGTCCCGCGACCTCAAGCGTGCCAAGTACACAGGTACCGAGCAGCAGCACCTGAAAGGCAACAACATCGCCCTGATCTTCGAGAAAACCTCAACGCGCACCCGCTGCGCCTTCGAAGTGGCCGCTTATGACCAAGGGGCAAACGTTACCTACATCGATCCCAACTCTTCGCAAATTGGCCACAAGGAAAGCATGAAGGACACCGCCCGCGTACTCGGGCGCATGTACGATGCCATCGAGTATCGCGGCTTCAAGCAGGAAATCGTCGAAGAGCTGGCCAAGTTCGCCGGGGTGCCGGTGTTCAACGGCCTGACCGACGAGTACCACCCGACCCAGATGATCGCCGACGTACTGACCATGCGTGAGCACAGCGACAAGCCGCTGCACGACATCAGCTATGCCTACCTGGGCGACGCCCGCAACAACATGGGCAACTCGCTGCTGCTGATCGGCGCCAAGCTCGGTATGGACGTGCGTATCGCTGCGCCCAAGGCGCTGTGGCCGCATGACGACCTGGTCGAGCGCTGCAAGCAGTACGCTGAGGAAAGCGGTGCACGCATCACCCTTACCGAAGACCCGAAAGCTGCGGTCAAAGGTGTGGACTTCGTGCACACCGACGTCTGGGTGTCGATGGGTGAGCCGATCGAAGCCTGGGGCGAGCGCATCAAGCAGCTCAAACCCTATCAGGTGAACACGGAGCTGATGAAGTCCACCGGCAATCCGCGGACCAAATTCATGCACTGCCTGCCGGCTTTCCATAACTCCGAGACCAAGGTCGGCAAGCAGATCGCCGAACAGTATCCGGACCTGGCCAATGGCATCGAAGTGACCGACGACGTGTTCGAGTCGCCCGCCTGCATCGCCTTCGAACAGGCGGAAAACCGCATGCACACGATCAAGGCGATCCTGGTGTCGACCCTGGCTGATCTCTGA
- the arcC gene encoding carbamate kinase, translated as MRIVVALGGNALLRRGEPMTADNQRANIRTATEQIAKIHPGNELVIAHGNGPQVGLLSLQALSYKPDEAYPLDVLGAETEGMIGYMIEQELGNLLAFEVPFATLLTQVEVDADDPAFKDPTKFIGPVYSKEEAERLAKEKGWVVKADGDKYRRVVASPKPKRIFEIRPIKWLLEKNSIVICAGGGGIPTMYDENRKLKGIEAVIDKDLCSALLAEQLEADLLIIATDVDAAYIDWGKPTQKAIAQAHPDELERLGFAAGSMGPKVQAASDFARATGKVAVISSLENIEDIVKGTAGTRVSTAKPGISYR; from the coding sequence ATGCGAATCGTTGTTGCATTGGGCGGCAACGCCCTGCTGCGCCGCGGCGAGCCCATGACCGCTGACAACCAGCGCGCCAATATCCGCACCGCCACCGAGCAGATCGCCAAGATTCACCCCGGCAACGAGCTGGTCATCGCCCACGGTAACGGCCCCCAGGTTGGCTTGCTGTCATTGCAGGCGCTGTCGTACAAACCCGACGAAGCCTACCCGCTGGACGTGCTCGGTGCCGAAACCGAAGGCATGATCGGTTACATGATCGAACAGGAGCTGGGTAACCTGCTGGCGTTCGAAGTGCCGTTCGCCACCCTGCTGACCCAGGTCGAAGTCGATGCCGACGATCCGGCCTTCAAGGACCCGACCAAGTTCATCGGCCCGGTCTACAGCAAGGAAGAAGCCGAACGCCTGGCCAAGGAGAAAGGCTGGGTGGTCAAGGCCGACGGCGACAAATACCGCCGCGTGGTGGCCAGCCCCAAACCCAAGCGCATCTTCGAGATCCGCCCGATCAAGTGGCTGCTGGAAAAAAACAGCATCGTGATCTGCGCAGGCGGTGGCGGTATCCCCACCATGTACGATGAAAACCGCAAGCTCAAAGGCATCGAAGCGGTCATCGACAAGGACTTGTGCTCGGCACTGCTGGCCGAACAACTGGAAGCCGACCTTCTGATAATCGCCACTGACGTCGATGCGGCTTACATTGACTGGGGCAAACCCACGCAAAAAGCCATTGCCCAGGCCCACCCCGACGAACTCGAACGCCTGGGCTTCGCCGCCGGCTCCATGGGGCCGAAGGTGCAGGCCGCAAGCGATTTCGCCCGCGCCACCGGCAAGGTCGCCGTGATCAGCTCGCTGGAGAATATCGAGGACATCGTCAAAGGCACCGCCGGCACCCGTGTTTCAACGGCCAAGCCAGGCATCAGCTACCGTTGA
- a CDS encoding DUF5064 family protein — protein MAQYQPGHVHIERTALNANDHSYDLNIEYEATQDPREGRGIQFRLHGSIEGKPVDEKFYLPKDQVLPSFLMVLSRKAQSHLPPHKKFETLGSPHKIYDQMFEDIRAKLDVKSGDSIKPEHLE, from the coding sequence ATGGCCCAGTACCAACCTGGTCACGTGCATATCGAGCGCACTGCGCTGAACGCCAATGACCACAGCTACGACCTCAACATCGAGTACGAAGCGACTCAGGATCCCAGGGAAGGTCGGGGTATCCAGTTCCGCTTGCATGGCAGCATCGAAGGCAAGCCGGTAGATGAAAAGTTTTACCTGCCCAAAGATCAGGTGTTGCCGAGCTTTTTGATGGTGCTAAGCCGCAAGGCCCAGTCACACCTGCCACCGCACAAGAAATTCGAAACGCTCGGTTCACCGCACAAGATTTACGACCAGATGTTCGAGGACATCCGCGCCAAACTGGATGTGAAGTCCGGCGATTCGATCAAGCCTGAACATTTAGAGTAA
- a CDS encoding sigma-54-dependent transcriptional regulator — translation MRIHVSFIDRVGITQEVLALLGARNLNLDAVEMVPPNVYIDAPTLSPAVLEELHDALFEVHGVQSVDVVDILPGQRRHLQLDALLAAMSDPVLAVDSAGLVLLANPALIALCGRESAGRSVGELFGDPGLLQALLDNNFHLPMREMQLNGQSLLLDATPITNAGGLLTLYPPNRMGERLSALHHDHAEGFDALLGESPAIRTLKARALRVAALDAPLLVHGETGTGKELVARACHAISSRQAAPFLALNCAALPESLAESELFGYAPGAFTGAQRGGKPGLMELANQGTVFLDEIGEMSPYLQAKLLRFLSDGSFRRVGGDREVKVDVRIISATHRDLERMVAEGTFREDLFYRLNVLNLQVPPLRDRGQDILMLAHYFMQQACTQIQRPACRLTPATHSALLANPWPGNVRQLQNVIFRAAAICESNLVDIGDLDIAGTSVARGQDGEVASLEQAVGDFERELLQRLYASYPSTRQLAGRLQTSHTAIAQRLRKYGIPKAKI, via the coding sequence ATGCGCATCCATGTCAGCTTCATCGACCGCGTCGGCATCACCCAGGAAGTCCTCGCCCTGCTCGGTGCCCGCAACCTCAACCTGGACGCCGTAGAGATGGTGCCGCCGAACGTCTACATCGACGCTCCGACCCTCAGCCCCGCCGTACTCGAAGAACTGCACGACGCGCTGTTCGAAGTACATGGGGTACAGTCGGTAGACGTGGTCGATATCCTCCCTGGCCAGCGCCGCCACCTGCAGCTCGATGCCCTGCTCGCCGCCATGAGCGACCCGGTGCTGGCCGTCGACAGCGCAGGCCTGGTGCTGCTGGCCAACCCCGCGCTGATCGCCCTGTGCGGGCGTGAGTCAGCGGGGCGGTCTGTTGGCGAACTGTTCGGCGACCCCGGCCTGCTGCAGGCGCTGCTGGACAACAACTTCCACCTGCCGATGCGCGAGATGCAGCTCAACGGCCAGAGCCTGCTGCTCGATGCCACGCCCATCACCAACGCCGGCGGCCTGTTGACCCTGTACCCGCCCAACCGCATGGGCGAGCGCCTGTCGGCCCTGCACCACGACCACGCCGAAGGCTTCGATGCGCTGCTCGGCGAGTCCCCTGCGATCCGCACCCTCAAGGCCCGCGCCCTGCGCGTAGCGGCCCTGGATGCGCCCCTGCTGGTACATGGCGAGACCGGCACCGGCAAGGAACTGGTGGCCCGTGCCTGCCATGCCATCAGCAGCCGGCAAGCGGCGCCTTTCCTGGCCCTCAACTGCGCCGCGCTGCCCGAGAGCCTGGCCGAGAGCGAACTGTTCGGCTACGCCCCAGGCGCTTTCACCGGCGCCCAGCGCGGTGGCAAACCCGGGCTGATGGAGCTGGCCAACCAGGGCACGGTATTTCTCGACGAGATCGGCGAAATGTCGCCGTACTTGCAAGCCAAGCTGTTGCGTTTTCTCAGTGACGGCAGCTTCCGCCGGGTGGGCGGCGACCGCGAGGTGAAGGTGGATGTGCGCATCATCAGCGCCACCCACCGCGACCTGGAACGCATGGTCGCCGAAGGCACCTTCCGGGAAGACCTGTTCTACCGCCTCAACGTGCTCAACCTGCAGGTGCCGCCCTTGCGCGACCGTGGCCAGGACATTCTGATGCTCGCGCACTACTTCATGCAGCAGGCCTGCACGCAGATCCAGCGCCCGGCCTGCCGACTGACCCCGGCTACGCACTCGGCATTGCTGGCCAACCCTTGGCCGGGCAACGTGCGCCAGCTGCAAAACGTGATCTTCCGTGCCGCCGCCATCTGTGAAAGCAACCTGGTCGACATCGGCGATCTGGACATCGCCGGGACATCGGTGGCGCGTGGCCAGGATGGCGAGGTCGCGAGCCTGGAACAGGCGGTGGGGGATTTCGAACGTGAACTGCTGCAACGGTTATATGCCAGCTACCCATCGACCCGGCAACTGGCGGGGCGCTTGCAGACTTCGCATACCGCGATAGCCCAGCGGTTGCGTAAGTATGGAATTCCCAAAGCGAAAATTTAA
- the gltS gene encoding sodium/glutamate symporter, whose product MLELDFYGTLVAASLVLLLGHGLVTRVVVLRTYNIPEPVAGGLVVALILLVLRSFDLQVQFDTSLQAPLMLAFFATIGLNADFASLKKGGRVVGIFLVVVTGLLLVQNAMGIGLATALGLDPLMGLLTGSITLSGGHGTGAAWSSTFSEKYGLASASELALASATFGLVLGGLIGGPVARLLIKRVKIPGVDQATPHLPKGFEEPEKERLITPFSFIETLALISVSLLGGTLLNGQLLGTAFELPTFVCVLFVGVLLRNVLSALGLYQVFEREISVLGNVSLSLFLAIALMSLKLWDLAALALPFLIILAAQTLLMALFAIFITFRVMGSNYDAAVLAAGHCGFGLGATPTAIANMQAVTHRFGPSHLAFLVVPMVGAFFIDIINVIVIKLYLALPFFVAG is encoded by the coding sequence ATGCTTGAACTCGACTTCTATGGCACATTGGTCGCCGCCTCCCTGGTGCTGTTACTGGGCCATGGCCTGGTGACTCGTGTCGTTGTCCTGCGAACCTACAATATTCCCGAACCTGTTGCAGGCGGCCTGGTCGTTGCCCTGATCCTGCTCGTGTTACGCAGCTTCGACCTGCAAGTGCAATTCGATACTTCATTGCAAGCACCGTTGATGCTGGCGTTCTTCGCCACCATCGGACTGAACGCAGACTTCGCCAGTTTGAAAAAAGGCGGGCGCGTGGTCGGCATCTTCCTGGTCGTGGTGACCGGCTTGCTGCTGGTGCAGAATGCCATGGGCATCGGTCTGGCCACGGCATTGGGGCTGGACCCGTTGATGGGCCTGCTGACCGGCTCCATCACCCTGTCGGGCGGCCACGGCACGGGCGCGGCCTGGAGCAGTACCTTCAGCGAAAAATATGGCCTGGCCTCCGCCTCGGAGCTGGCCTTGGCCTCCGCCACCTTTGGCTTGGTGCTGGGCGGCCTGATCGGCGGCCCGGTCGCCCGCCTGCTGATCAAGCGTGTGAAGATCCCTGGCGTGGACCAAGCAACGCCTCACTTGCCCAAGGGATTTGAAGAGCCCGAAAAAGAACGCCTGATCACACCCTTCTCGTTCATCGAGACTTTAGCGCTGATTTCAGTCAGCCTGCTCGGCGGCACCCTGTTGAATGGCCAACTACTGGGCACGGCGTTCGAACTGCCAACATTCGTTTGCGTCTTGTTTGTCGGGGTGTTGTTACGCAACGTGCTTTCAGCGCTGGGTCTGTATCAGGTATTCGAGCGTGAAATCTCAGTGCTGGGCAACGTCAGCCTATCGCTGTTCCTGGCCATTGCACTGATGTCGCTCAAGTTGTGGGACCTGGCGGCACTCGCCCTGCCCTTCCTGATTATCCTGGCCGCACAGACGTTGCTCATGGCGCTGTTCGCGATCTTCATCACCTTCCGGGTCATGGGCAGCAATTACGACGCAGCGGTATTGGCAGCCGGGCATTGCGGATTCGGCCTGGGTGCCACGCCAACCGCCATCGCCAACATGCAAGCCGTAACCCACCGCTTCGGGCCTTCGCATTTGGCGTTTCTGGTGGTGCCGATGGTGGGAGCATTCTTCATCGACATCATCAATGTCATCGTCATCAAGCTGTACCTGGCATTGCCGTTTTTCGTTGCGGGCTAA
- the gcvH gene encoding glycine cleavage system protein GcvH, translated as MSELRFTEDHEWLRVEADGSVTVGITAYAQNALGDVVFVQLPELQQYDKGAEASTVESVKAASGVYMPLSGEVVAINDGLNDSPELVNEDPLGEGWFFRFIPADMNEVAALLDQDAYDRLIKANDDA; from the coding sequence ATGAGCGAGTTGCGTTTCACTGAAGATCACGAATGGCTGCGCGTCGAAGCTGACGGTAGCGTCACCGTAGGCATCACCGCCTACGCCCAGAACGCCCTCGGCGATGTGGTCTTCGTGCAACTGCCGGAGCTGCAGCAATACGACAAAGGTGCCGAAGCCTCCACCGTCGAGTCGGTCAAAGCCGCCAGCGGCGTGTACATGCCCCTGAGCGGGGAAGTGGTCGCCATCAACGACGGCCTGAACGACAGCCCTGAGCTGGTCAACGAAGACCCCCTGGGCGAAGGCTGGTTCTTCCGTTTCATTCCGGCCGACATGAACGAAGTGGCTGCCCTGCTCGACCAGGACGCCTACGACCGCCTGATCAAAGCCAACGACGACGCCTGA
- the gcvP gene encoding aminomethyl-transferring glycine dehydrogenase, whose protein sequence is MTINLGTANEFIARHIGPRAADEQAMLATLGFDSLEAMTAAVIPDTIKGTSVLGAEDGQSEADALAALKAIAGKNQLFKSYIGQGYYNTHTPAPILRNLLENPAWYTAYTPYQPEISQGRLEALLNFQTLISDLTGLPIANASLLDEATAAAEAMTFCKRLSKNKASHAFFASVHCHPQTLDVLRTRAEPLGIEIVVGDERELDDVSAFFGALLQYPASNGEVFDYRELVQRLHGANALVAVAADLLALTLLTPPGEFEADVAIGSAQRFGVPLGFGGPHAAYFATRDAFKRDMPGRLVGVSIDRFGKTALRLAMQTREQHIRREKATSNICTAQVLLANIASMFAVYHGPAGLKRIAERTHALTSILAAGLKTLGVQVVGETAFDTLTLATGNATAGLHDKARAQRINLRQIDAAHLGLSLDETSTQADVEALWQLFGGQQAQPDFAALAASTGSRLPAALLRQSAILEHPVFNRYHSETELMRYLRRLADKDLALDRSMIPLGSCTMKLNAASEMIPVTWAEFGNLHPFAPAEQSQGYLQMTTELEAMLCAATGYDAVSLQPNAGSQGEYAGLLAIRAYHRSRGESHRDICLIPSSAHGTNPATAHMAGMRVVVTACDARGNVDVEDLRAKAIEHRERLAAIMITYPSTHGVFEEAIGEICAIIHDNGGQVYIDGANMNAMVGLCAPGKFGGDVSHLNLHKTFCIPHGGGGPGVGPIGVKSHLAPFMPGHAQLQNRDGAVCAAPFGSASILPITWMYIRMMGGAGLKRASQMAILNANYIARRLEEHYPVLYTGGNGLVAHECILDLRPLKDTSGISVDDVAKRLIDFGFHAPTMSFPVAGTLMIEPTESEAKEELDRFCDAMIQIREEIRAVENGSLDKDDNPLKNAPHTAAELAGEWGHGYSREQAVYPLPSLVEGKYWPPVGRVDNVFGDRNLVCACPSIESYQDA, encoded by the coding sequence ATGACCATCAACCTCGGCACCGCCAACGAATTCATCGCCCGCCACATCGGCCCACGCGCCGCGGACGAGCAGGCCATGCTGGCCACCCTGGGCTTCGACTCGCTGGAGGCCATGACCGCCGCAGTCATCCCCGACACCATCAAGGGCACCAGCGTACTGGGCGCCGAAGACGGCCAGAGCGAGGCCGATGCCCTCGCTGCGCTGAAAGCTATCGCCGGTAAAAACCAGCTGTTCAAGAGCTATATCGGGCAGGGTTATTACAACACCCACACCCCGGCGCCGATCCTGCGCAACCTGCTGGAAAACCCGGCCTGGTACACCGCCTACACCCCTTATCAGCCCGAAATCTCCCAAGGCCGCCTGGAAGCCTTGCTCAATTTCCAGACCCTGATCAGCGACCTGACCGGCCTGCCGATCGCCAACGCCTCCCTGCTCGACGAAGCCACCGCGGCAGCCGAGGCCATGACCTTCTGCAAGCGCCTGTCGAAGAACAAGGCCAGCCATGCCTTCTTCGCCTCGGTGCATTGCCACCCGCAGACCCTCGACGTCCTGCGTACCCGTGCCGAACCACTGGGTATCGAGATCGTGGTGGGCGACGAGCGTGAACTCGATGACGTCAGCGCCTTCTTCGGTGCACTGCTGCAATACCCGGCCAGCAATGGCGAGGTGTTCGACTACCGCGAGCTGGTGCAGCGCCTGCACGGCGCCAACGCCCTTGTCGCCGTGGCCGCCGACCTGCTGGCCCTGACGCTGCTGACCCCACCGGGCGAGTTCGAAGCAGACGTTGCCATCGGCAGCGCCCAGCGCTTTGGCGTACCGCTGGGCTTTGGCGGCCCGCACGCGGCCTACTTCGCCACCCGCGACGCATTCAAGCGCGACATGCCGGGCCGCCTGGTCGGTGTATCGATCGACCGGTTCGGCAAGACTGCCCTACGCCTGGCCATGCAAACCCGCGAGCAGCATATCCGCCGCGAGAAGGCCACCAGCAACATCTGCACCGCCCAGGTGCTGCTGGCCAACATTGCCAGCATGTTCGCCGTATACCACGGCCCTGCGGGCCTCAAGCGCATCGCCGAACGCACCCACGCACTGACCTCGATCCTCGCTGCCGGTCTGAAAACCCTTGGCGTGCAAGTGGTCGGAGAAACCGCGTTCGACACCCTGACCCTGGCCACCGGCAACGCTACCGCAGGCCTGCACGACAAGGCACGCGCCCAGCGCATCAACCTGCGCCAGATCGACGCCGCCCACCTGGGCCTGTCGCTCGACGAAACCAGCACCCAGGCTGACGTCGAGGCGCTGTGGCAGCTGTTCGGTGGCCAACAGGCACAACCGGACTTCGCCGCCCTGGCCGCCAGCACCGGTTCGCGCCTGCCTGCCGCCCTGCTGCGTCAGTCGGCCATCCTCGAACACCCGGTGTTCAACCGCTACCACAGCGAAACCGAGCTGATGCGCTACCTGCGCCGCCTGGCCGACAAGGACCTGGCGCTGGACCGCAGCATGATCCCGCTGGGCTCGTGCACCATGAAGCTCAACGCCGCCAGTGAAATGATCCCGGTGACCTGGGCCGAGTTCGGCAACCTGCACCCGTTCGCGCCGGCCGAGCAAAGCCAGGGCTACCTGCAGATGACCACCGAGCTGGAAGCCATGCTCTGCGCCGCCACCGGGTATGACGCCGTGTCGCTGCAACCTAACGCCGGCTCCCAGGGCGAATACGCGGGCCTCCTGGCCATCCGCGCCTACCACCGCAGCCGCGGCGAAAGCCATCGCGACATCTGCCTGATCCCCTCCTCGGCTCATGGCACCAACCCGGCAACCGCACACATGGCCGGCATGCGCGTCGTGGTCACCGCGTGTGACGCGCGTGGCAACGTCGATGTCGAGGACCTGCGCGCCAAGGCCATCGAGCACCGTGAGCGCCTGGCCGCGATCATGATCACATACCCGTCGACCCACGGCGTGTTCGAAGAAGCGATCGGCGAGATCTGCGCGATCATTCACGACAACGGCGGCCAGGTGTACATCGACGGCGCCAACATGAATGCCATGGTCGGCCTGTGCGCACCGGGCAAGTTCGGCGGCGACGTCTCGCACCTGAATCTGCACAAGACCTTCTGCATTCCGCACGGCGGTGGCGGCCCAGGCGTCGGCCCGATCGGCGTCAAGTCGCACCTCGCGCCGTTCATGCCCGGCCACGCTCAGTTGCAGAACCGTGACGGGGCGGTATGCGCCGCACCGTTCGGCAGCGCCAGCATTCTGCCGATCACCTGGATGTACATCCGCATGATGGGCGGTGCCGGCCTCAAGCGTGCCTCGCAGATGGCGATCCTCAATGCCAACTACATCGCCCGCCGCCTGGAAGAGCACTATCCTGTTCTGTACACCGGCGGCAATGGCCTGGTCGCCCACGAGTGCATCCTCGACCTGCGCCCGCTCAAGGATACCAGCGGCATCAGCGTCGACGACGTGGCCAAGCGCCTGATCGACTTCGGCTTCCACGCCCCGACCATGTCCTTCCCGGTGGCCGGTACGCTGATGATCGAGCCGACCGAAAGCGAGGCCAAGGAAGAACTGGACCGTTTCTGCGACGCGATGATCCAGATCCGCGAAGAGATTCGCGCCGTGGAGAACGGTAGCCTGGACAAGGATGACAACCCGCTGAAGAACGCTCCGCACACCGCTGCCGAGCTGGCTGGCGAGTGGGGCCACGGCTACAGCCGCGAACAGGCGGTGTACCCGCTGCCAAGCCTGGTGGAAGGCAAGTACTGGCCACCTGTGGGCCGGGTCGACAACGTGTTCGGCGACCGCAATCTGGTGTGCGCCTGCCCGTCGATCGAGAGCTATCAGGACGCCTGA
- a CDS encoding L-serine ammonia-lyase, producing the protein MSLSVFDLFKIGIGPSSSHTVGPMRAAARFAEGLRRDGLLASTASVKAELYGSLGATGKGHGSDKAVLLGLEGEHPDTVDTEAIPARLQAIRESGHLHLLGEHTIAFIEKQHLAMIRKPLAYHPNGMIFRAFDAAGLQIRSREYYSVGGGFVVDEEAAGQDRIVEDSTVLVYPFKTAKQLLGHCTAHHLSVSQVMLANEAAWRPEAETRAGLLRIWQVMQDCVAAGYRHEGILPGGLKVKRRAPALYRQLSQHPEANLRDALSVLDWVNLYALAVNEENAYGGRVVTAPTNGAAGIVPAVLHYYMRFVPGASEDGVVRFLLTAAAIGILYKENASISGAEVGCQGEVGVACSMAAGALCEVMGGSVQQVENAAEIGMEHNLGLTCDPIGGLVQVPCIERNAMGSVKAINAVRMALRGDGQHYVSLDKVIRTMRQTGADMKSKYKETARGGLAVNIIEC; encoded by the coding sequence ATGTCACTGAGCGTCTTCGACCTGTTCAAGATCGGCATCGGCCCCTCCAGCTCCCACACGGTCGGCCCGATGCGCGCTGCCGCGCGTTTCGCCGAAGGTTTGCGCCGTGACGGCCTGCTGGCCAGCACCGCCAGCGTCAAGGCCGAGCTGTACGGCTCGCTGGGTGCTACGGGCAAAGGCCATGGCAGCGACAAGGCGGTGCTGCTTGGCCTGGAAGGCGAGCACCCCGATACCGTCGACACCGAAGCCATTCCCGCCCGTCTGCAGGCAATCCGTGAAAGCGGCCATCTGCACCTGCTCGGTGAACACACCATCGCCTTCATCGAGAAGCAGCACCTGGCGATGATCCGCAAGCCACTGGCGTACCACCCCAACGGCATGATCTTCCGCGCCTTCGACGCCGCCGGCCTGCAAATCCGCAGCCGGGAGTACTACTCGGTGGGCGGCGGTTTCGTGGTCGACGAAGAGGCCGCCGGGCAAGACCGCATCGTCGAGGACAGCACCGTACTCGTCTACCCGTTCAAGACCGCCAAGCAACTGCTCGGGCATTGCACCGCCCATCACCTCTCGGTAAGCCAGGTGATGCTGGCCAACGAGGCGGCCTGGCGCCCCGAGGCCGAAACCCGTGCGGGTCTGCTGCGGATCTGGCAGGTAATGCAGGATTGCGTCGCAGCCGGCTACCGGCACGAGGGCATCCTGCCGGGTGGGCTGAAGGTTAAACGCCGGGCACCGGCACTGTACCGTCAACTCAGCCAGCACCCGGAGGCCAACCTGCGCGATGCGTTGTCGGTACTTGACTGGGTCAACCTCTATGCCTTGGCGGTCAACGAGGAAAATGCCTACGGCGGGCGCGTGGTCACTGCACCGACCAACGGTGCCGCGGGCATCGTCCCGGCAGTACTGCACTACTACATGCGCTTCGTCCCCGGTGCCAGTGAAGACGGCGTCGTGCGTTTTCTATTGACGGCCGCGGCCATCGGCATCCTGTACAAGGAAAACGCCTCGATCTCCGGGGCCGAGGTCGGCTGCCAGGGCGAAGTCGGCGTGGCCTGCTCAATGGCAGCCGGCGCCTTGTGCGAAGTGATGGGCGGCAGCGTGCAACAGGTGGAAAACGCTGCCGAAATCGGTATGGAACACAACCTGGGCCTGACCTGCGACCCGATCGGAGGGTTGGTACAGGTGCCCTGCATCGAGCGCAACGCGATGGGCTCGGTCAAGGCCATCAATGCGGTGCGTATGGCCCTGCGTGGCGACGGGCAGCACTACGTGTCGCTCGACAAGGTCATCCGCACCATGCGCCAGACCGGCGCCGACATGAAAAGCAAATACAAGGAGACCGCCCGCGGCGGTCTGGCCGTCAACATCATTGAATGTTGA
- the gcvT gene encoding glycine cleavage system aminomethyltransferase GcvT produces the protein MSETLHKTPLHALHLELGARMVPFAGFDMPVQYPLGVLKEHLHTREQAGLFDVSHMGQIILRGKNAAQALESLVPVDIIDLPVGMQRYAMFTNEQGGILDDLMVANLGDDTLFLVVNAACKEQDLAHLQQHIGDRCQIQPLFEERALLALQGPAAVTVLARLAPEVAGMTFMQLRPVSLLGEDCFVSRSGYTGEDGYEISVPAKAAEALARRLLAEPEVQPIGLGARDSLRLEAGLCLYGHDMDTATTPVEASLLWAVSKVRRADGARAGGFPGADVVFAQQQAGVARKRVGLLPQERTPVREGAEIVDASDKPVGKVSSGGFGPTLGAPVAMGYVEIEHGALDTSLFALVRGKKVALKVSKTPFVAQRYYRG, from the coding sequence ATGTCCGAAACACTGCACAAGACCCCGCTACACGCCCTGCACCTGGAACTGGGCGCGCGCATGGTGCCATTCGCCGGCTTCGACATGCCGGTGCAGTACCCGCTGGGCGTGCTCAAGGAGCACCTGCACACCCGTGAGCAGGCCGGCCTGTTCGATGTCTCGCACATGGGCCAGATCATCCTGCGTGGCAAGAATGCCGCCCAGGCACTGGAAAGCCTGGTGCCAGTGGATATCATCGACCTGCCAGTGGGCATGCAGCGCTATGCCATGTTCACCAACGAGCAAGGTGGCATCCTCGACGACCTGATGGTTGCCAACCTGGGCGACGACACGCTGTTCCTGGTGGTCAATGCCGCCTGCAAGGAGCAGGATCTGGCCCACCTGCAGCAGCATATCGGGGACCGTTGCCAGATTCAGCCACTGTTCGAGGAACGTGCCCTGCTCGCCCTGCAAGGCCCGGCCGCAGTCACCGTGCTCGCGCGCCTGGCCCCGGAAGTAGCCGGCATGACCTTCATGCAGTTGCGCCCAGTCAGCCTGCTGGGCGAAGACTGCTTCGTCAGCCGCTCGGGCTACACCGGCGAAGACGGTTATGAAATCTCGGTTCCGGCCAAGGCCGCCGAAGCACTGGCCCGCCGCCTGCTGGCCGAGCCTGAAGTGCAGCCGATCGGCTTGGGCGCGCGCGACTCTCTGCGCCTGGAAGCGGGCCTGTGCCTGTATGGCCACGATATGGACACCGCCACCACGCCGGTCGAGGCCAGCCTGCTCTGGGCCGTGTCCAAGGTCCGCCGCGCCGACGGGGCGCGCGCTGGCGGCTTCCCTGGTGCCGATGTGGTCTTTGCCCAGCAGCAAGCCGGCGTGGCCCGCAAGCGTGTTGGCCTGCTGCCACAGGAACGTACGCCCGTGCGCGAAGGCGCAGAGATTGTCGATGCATCTGACAAGCCCGTAGGTAAAGTCAGCAGTGGCGGCTTCGGCCCGACACTTGGCGCACCGGTTGCAATGGGTTATGTCGAGATCGAACATGGCGCGCTGGACACTTCACTGTTTGCCCTGGTGCGCGGCAAGAAGGTTGCCCTGAAAGTCAGCAAAACGCCTTTTGTGGCGCAACGTTACTATCGCGGTTGA